The following are from one region of the Sphingomonas oryzagri genome:
- a CDS encoding TrbI/VirB10 family protein, whose amino-acid sequence MTTTRQPILLRAIEDSDPRLLTEPRELQLASRNAYPLVAQSGRKSDSFGLVAGAGIAVLLGGVTFWSMSAHRTPAPAPQPLIAGPVAALPAPVAPPRPAAVLPLPMPTPTVSAPAIAAAASPAMVFDNSQAPATPAAAATPAPTPGKTANDKLDDNDQFALRVGGSSDVATAEPMTSPSNTIAQGTLIPAVLETAIDTDLPGYVRAVVSRDVKSFDGTKVLIPRSSRLVGQYKSGLSSGQTRAYVIWSRLIRPDGVSIALGSPAVDFSGESGLTGKVDSHFFKRFSSAVLLSVVGGLSSIAGNASVIVSGGQSAASVAAERDTNIAPTVKVLQGQPIRVFTARDLDFSTASNAG is encoded by the coding sequence ATGACCACGACCCGCCAGCCCATCCTGCTCCGCGCAATCGAGGACAGCGACCCCCGCCTCCTCACCGAGCCGCGCGAACTGCAGCTCGCAAGTCGCAACGCCTATCCGCTGGTCGCCCAGAGCGGCCGGAAATCGGATTCGTTCGGCCTGGTGGCTGGCGCCGGCATCGCCGTGCTGCTCGGCGGCGTCACTTTCTGGTCGATGAGCGCCCACCGGACGCCCGCGCCAGCCCCACAGCCCTTGATCGCCGGCCCGGTCGCGGCACTTCCCGCGCCGGTCGCGCCGCCGCGTCCCGCAGCCGTCTTGCCGCTGCCGATGCCCACCCCAACCGTATCGGCCCCCGCCATCGCCGCCGCCGCCTCGCCTGCGATGGTGTTCGACAATTCGCAGGCCCCGGCCACGCCGGCTGCCGCCGCAACCCCCGCGCCGACACCGGGCAAGACGGCGAACGACAAGCTGGACGACAACGATCAATTCGCGCTGCGCGTCGGCGGCTCGTCCGACGTCGCCACCGCAGAGCCGATGACGTCGCCGTCCAACACGATCGCGCAGGGCACCTTGATCCCCGCTGTGCTGGAAACCGCGATCGACACCGATCTACCGGGCTATGTCCGCGCGGTGGTGAGCCGCGACGTGAAATCGTTCGACGGCACCAAGGTGCTGATCCCCCGCTCCTCGCGCCTCGTCGGCCAATACAAGTCCGGCCTCTCTTCCGGACAGACCCGCGCCTACGTGATCTGGTCGCGCCTCATCCGGCCGGATGGCGTCTCGATTGCGCTCGGCTCTCCGGCGGTGGATTTTTCCGGCGAGTCCGGCCTGACGGGCAAGGTCGACAGCCATTTCTTCAAGCGGTTCAGCTCCGCCGTTCTGCTCTCCGTCGTCGGCGGCCTGTCGTCGATCGCGGGCAACGCATCGGTGATCGTGTCGGGCGGGCAGAGCGCGGCCTCGGTCGCCGCGGAGCGCGACACCAACATCGCCCCCACGGTGAAGGTGCTGCAAGGTCAGCCGATCCGCGTGTTCACCGCGCGCGATCTCGATTTCTCGACCGCCTCCAACGCCGGATGA
- a CDS encoding TrbG/VirB9 family P-type conjugative transfer protein, whose translation MIRFLPLAALGAASTYAALVATPLLAKDPRIATRLYNPSDIVTVHGHTGIQSTIEFGDDEHIDNIAIGDSASWQVTPNKHASIVFVKPMMPSARTNMTVVTDRRTYLFDLVSTPMGTPVYVMRFTYPPSPKPAIAIAPPPAPAEPAPQVAEKVPEATPADLHFDWATGGSKQILPMRAFDDGKSTWLAWPKDASMPAILQREPDGQEGPVNYRVQGEYVVVDGVPPQLVLRQGKLVATLTPAPHPASDATPPAGAQTASARP comes from the coding sequence ATGATTCGCTTCCTGCCCCTCGCCGCGCTCGGCGCGGCATCCACATACGCCGCTCTGGTCGCCACGCCGCTGCTGGCGAAGGATCCACGCATTGCCACGCGCCTCTACAATCCCAGCGATATCGTGACGGTGCACGGTCACACCGGTATCCAGTCCACAATCGAATTCGGCGACGACGAGCATATCGACAACATCGCGATCGGCGATTCCGCGAGCTGGCAGGTGACGCCCAACAAGCATGCCTCGATCGTCTTCGTGAAGCCGATGATGCCGAGCGCGCGCACCAACATGACGGTGGTGACCGATCGCCGCACCTACCTGTTCGATCTCGTCTCGACCCCGATGGGGACGCCGGTCTACGTCATGCGCTTCACCTATCCGCCAAGCCCCAAGCCGGCGATCGCAATCGCGCCGCCGCCCGCCCCCGCCGAACCGGCGCCGCAGGTTGCCGAGAAGGTGCCTGAGGCGACGCCCGCCGATCTCCATTTCGATTGGGCGACCGGCGGATCGAAGCAGATCCTGCCGATGCGCGCCTTCGACGACGGCAAGTCGACCTGGCTCGCCTGGCCGAAGGATGCCTCGATGCCCGCCATCCTCCAGCGCGAGCCGGACGGGCAGGAGGGGCCGGTCAATTACCGCGTGCAGGGCGAATATGTCGTGGTGGACGGCGTGCCGCCGCAACTCGTGCTGCGCCAGGGCAAGCTCGTGGCGACGCTCACCCCCGCCCCGCACCCGGCCTCCGATGCGACACCGCCGGCGGGCGCTCAGACCGCGAGCGCCCGGCCATGA
- a CDS encoding type IV secretion system protein — protein MNACPALDIETGGLAQALRAIDCRTGEGTQIAFGRLFGDHGALIPALTILLTLYVAIFAIGLLTGRTRLGIGSLTPRMLTLGMVLTFATSWLAYQNVIWMLAVGAPDQLASVIAGTHGSATAAFADKLDVVFQAIADSTHQQNAQNAVAAANATGNGASSTGISILSPQGMMWISGLMLLVGTVGVLVTAKVALAALLALGPVFIVLAIFPATRGLFEGWLKAVVSSALTPLFTVLIGGAAISLITPLIRDALMDSTEVASKSATALFLAACVYTALMIMVARVASGLVAGWRIPFLQAEGATPAAASQSPATILPPVLPDTNGGARPTSERVRGMLAALPPSESSTSTPGTAPSRTQTVVMGMAPATALPAPRADRRLDGVGSRFRARPETPVKARLS, from the coding sequence GTGAACGCCTGCCCTGCCCTCGACATCGAGACCGGCGGTCTCGCGCAGGCGCTCCGCGCGATCGACTGCCGCACCGGCGAGGGCACCCAGATCGCCTTCGGTCGCCTCTTCGGCGATCACGGCGCGCTGATCCCGGCGCTGACCATCCTGCTGACGCTCTACGTCGCGATCTTCGCGATCGGCCTGCTGACCGGCCGTACCCGGCTCGGTATCGGTTCGCTCACGCCGCGTATGCTGACGCTGGGCATGGTGCTGACCTTCGCGACATCGTGGCTCGCCTACCAGAACGTGATCTGGATGCTGGCGGTCGGCGCGCCGGACCAACTCGCATCCGTCATCGCCGGCACCCATGGATCGGCCACCGCCGCCTTCGCCGACAAGCTGGATGTCGTCTTCCAGGCGATCGCCGACAGCACCCATCAGCAAAATGCGCAGAATGCCGTCGCGGCCGCCAACGCGACCGGCAATGGTGCTTCCTCCACCGGTATCTCTATCCTGTCGCCGCAGGGGATGATGTGGATTTCCGGTCTGATGCTGCTGGTCGGCACGGTCGGCGTGCTGGTCACCGCCAAGGTGGCGCTGGCGGCCCTGCTGGCGCTGGGACCCGTGTTTATCGTACTCGCCATCTTCCCCGCCACGCGCGGCCTGTTCGAGGGCTGGCTGAAGGCGGTGGTGTCGAGTGCGCTTACACCGCTTTTCACCGTGCTGATCGGCGGCGCGGCGATCAGCCTCATCACCCCGCTGATCCGCGACGCGCTGATGGATTCGACCGAGGTCGCCAGCAAGAGCGCCACCGCCCTGTTCCTCGCCGCCTGCGTCTACACCGCGCTGATGATCATGGTTGCGCGGGTCGCGAGCGGTCTGGTCGCCGGCTGGCGCATCCCCTTCCTGCAGGCCGAGGGCGCAACGCCCGCTGCCGCCTCGCAATCGCCCGCCACGATCCTGCCGCCAGTCCTGCCCGATACGAACGGCGGCGCCCGCCCGACGAGCGAGCGGGTACGCGGAATGCTGGCGGCCCTGCCCCCGTCCGAGAGCAGTACCTCCACGCCCGGCACCGCCCCGTCCCGCACGCAGACCGTGGTGATGGGCATGGCGCCCGCCACCGCCCTTCCCGCACCGCGCGCCGATCGCCGTCTCGACGGCGTCGGCAGCCGCTTCCGCGCCCGCCCCGAGACTCCCGTCAAGGCCCGCCTGTCATGA
- a CDS encoding VirB4 family type IV secretion/conjugal transfer ATPase, producing the protein MKNWTGAAAWGAREAKAGDRLPYARHLDDRTLRLRDGAVMRMIQVPGLPFETEDDAALDHHLAVRETMLRSVLDARFVVYHHVVRRRVRVTLDGAPEEPFAALLNERWQRRLDARRLFVNEQVLSIVRRPARGKTGWPDKLKRLMAGKDAEPEIADIRALDAAATALVAALEAYGARQLGTYQGVGGLCSEPLEILSAIYNGEMRPVLLPPEDTDLGHHIPYARVSFGLDAIETAQAGGRSFSGMLSVKEYPDATRAGLIDNILRLPHELVLTESFAPADRQIARERIDLAIRRLRSADEEAGAERREMLAARDALGAGQAGFGDHHLSLLVRADDLGALDGAMASAGAALADMGAIAAREDVNMEPAFWGQFPGNEAYLVRRALISTANAAGFLSLHGMPFGKPDGNHWGPAATVFETTSATPYFFNFHEGDLGNFTVIGPSGSGKTVVLNFLAAQAQKFGPRTILFDKDRGAEIFLRACGGHYAQLQPGQPTGFNPLALADTPVNRAFLRDWLGVMLAAEGPDELAAIAGAVDACMEADPGFRRLRYFRELLSGSRRPEAGDLASRLDPWINGGEHAWLFDNAVDALDLDARTLGFDMTALLDSPTLRTPTMLYLFHRVDERLDGEPTMILIDEGWKALDDPVFAARIRDWLKTLRKRNALVGFATQSARDALDSRISAAIVEQTATMIFTPNPRARPEDYCEGFGLSDHELELIRQLPAHSRCFLVRHANHSVVARLDLAGEPDLLTVLSGREASVRKLDRLREELGDAPAAWFEALTGTPWPVTGDEPAYSEAAE; encoded by the coding sequence ATGAAGAACTGGACCGGAGCCGCGGCCTGGGGGGCCAGGGAGGCGAAGGCAGGCGACCGCCTGCCTTACGCGCGCCATCTCGACGACCGGACGCTGCGCCTGCGCGACGGCGCGGTGATGCGGATGATCCAGGTGCCTGGCCTCCCCTTCGAGACCGAGGACGACGCCGCGCTCGACCATCATCTCGCCGTGCGCGAGACGATGCTGCGATCGGTGCTGGATGCGCGTTTCGTGGTCTATCACCATGTCGTGCGACGCCGGGTGCGCGTGACGCTCGACGGCGCGCCGGAGGAGCCGTTCGCCGCGCTCCTCAACGAGCGCTGGCAACGCCGGCTCGACGCGCGCCGCCTCTTCGTCAACGAGCAGGTGCTGAGCATCGTCCGCCGCCCCGCGCGCGGCAAGACCGGTTGGCCGGACAAGCTCAAGCGCCTGATGGCCGGCAAGGATGCCGAGCCGGAAATCGCCGACATCCGCGCTCTCGACGCCGCGGCGACCGCCCTCGTGGCCGCGCTGGAGGCCTATGGCGCGCGCCAGCTCGGGACCTATCAGGGCGTCGGCGGGCTGTGTTCCGAGCCGCTGGAGATCCTCTCCGCCATCTACAATGGCGAGATGCGGCCTGTGCTGCTGCCGCCCGAGGACACCGACCTCGGCCACCACATCCCCTATGCGCGCGTCAGCTTCGGCCTCGACGCGATCGAGACGGCACAGGCCGGGGGACGCTCTTTCTCCGGCATGCTCTCAGTGAAGGAATATCCCGACGCCACCCGCGCCGGCCTGATCGACAACATCCTGCGCCTGCCGCACGAACTGGTGCTGACCGAGAGCTTCGCGCCTGCCGACCGCCAAATCGCCCGCGAGCGGATCGACCTCGCCATCCGCCGCCTCCGCTCCGCCGACGAGGAGGCCGGGGCCGAGCGCCGCGAGATGCTCGCCGCCCGCGACGCGCTGGGCGCAGGGCAGGCCGGCTTCGGCGACCATCACCTCTCGCTGCTGGTCCGCGCCGACGACCTCGGCGCGCTCGACGGCGCGATGGCGTCTGCCGGTGCGGCACTCGCCGACATGGGCGCGATCGCGGCGCGCGAGGACGTCAACATGGAGCCGGCCTTCTGGGGCCAGTTCCCCGGCAACGAGGCCTATCTCGTCCGCCGCGCGCTGATCTCGACCGCCAATGCGGCGGGCTTCCTGTCGCTCCACGGCATGCCTTTCGGCAAGCCCGACGGCAACCATTGGGGGCCGGCCGCCACCGTCTTCGAGACGACCAGCGCGACGCCCTATTTCTTCAACTTCCACGAGGGCGATCTCGGCAACTTCACCGTCATCGGCCCGTCCGGCTCGGGCAAGACGGTGGTGCTCAACTTCCTCGCCGCGCAGGCGCAGAAGTTTGGTCCCCGTACCATCCTGTTCGACAAGGATCGCGGCGCCGAGATCTTCCTGCGCGCCTGTGGCGGCCACTACGCGCAGCTGCAGCCGGGCCAGCCGACCGGCTTCAACCCGCTGGCGCTGGCCGACACGCCCGTCAACCGCGCCTTCCTGCGCGACTGGTTGGGCGTTATGCTCGCCGCCGAGGGACCGGACGAGCTGGCTGCCATCGCCGGTGCGGTCGATGCCTGCATGGAGGCCGATCCCGGCTTCCGTCGCCTCCGCTATTTCCGCGAGCTGCTGAGCGGATCGCGCCGGCCCGAGGCGGGCGACCTCGCTTCGCGCCTCGATCCGTGGATCAACGGCGGCGAACATGCCTGGCTGTTCGATAACGCGGTCGACGCGCTCGATCTCGACGCGCGGACGCTCGGCTTCGACATGACGGCGCTGCTGGACAGCCCGACGCTGCGCACGCCGACCATGCTCTACCTGTTCCACCGCGTCGACGAGCGGCTGGACGGGGAGCCGACGATGATCCTGATCGACGAGGGCTGGAAGGCGCTCGACGATCCGGTCTTCGCCGCGCGCATCCGCGACTGGCTGAAGACGCTGCGCAAACGCAACGCGCTGGTGGGCTTCGCAACGCAATCGGCGCGTGATGCGCTCGACAGCCGCATATCGGCGGCGATCGTCGAGCAGACCGCGACGATGATCTTCACGCCCAATCCGCGCGCCCGGCCGGAGGATTATTGCGAGGGCTTCGGTCTTTCCGACCACGAGCTGGAGCTGATCCGACAGCTGCCCGCACACAGCCGCTGTTTCCTCGTCCGCCATGCCAACCATTCGGTGGTGGCGCGGCTCGATCTCGCCGGCGAACCGGACCTGCTGACGGTGCTCTCCGGCCGCGAGGCGAGCGTGCGCAAGCTCGATCGCCTGCGGGAGGAGCTGGGCGACGCGCCCGCCGCCTGGTTCGAGGCGCTGACGGGCACGCCATGGCCCGTCACCGGCGACGAACCGGCCTATTCGGAAGCGGCCGAGTGA
- a CDS encoding type IV secretion system protein VirB3 produces the protein MQRAPVFRALTRPQMFGGVTYSFFVINMGVTTEAFLITRSFWALPVALLVHGIGYLACLREPRVFDLWLTKVSRCPRVRNHKRWGCNSYAP, from the coding sequence ATGCAGCGCGCCCCGGTCTTCCGCGCGCTGACCCGCCCGCAGATGTTCGGGGGCGTCACCTACAGCTTCTTCGTGATCAACATGGGCGTGACGACGGAGGCCTTCCTGATCACCCGCAGCTTCTGGGCGTTGCCCGTCGCGCTGTTGGTCCACGGCATCGGCTATCTCGCCTGCCTGCGCGAGCCGCGGGTGTTCGATCTCTGGCTGACCAAGGTCAGCCGCTGCCCCCGCGTGCGCAATCACAAGCGCTGGGGCTGCAACAGCTACGCGCCATGA
- a CDS encoding TrbC/VirB2 family protein, whose translation MTKRIAALLAAALLPSSAFAQAAGANPAGSGPIIAALGWLQGTLMGNVATAVAVIAVAMVGFMMLTGRMNWRFGATVIIGCFVLFGAGAIVSGIQSTAMVAH comes from the coding sequence ATGACCAAGCGTATCGCCGCCCTGCTCGCAGCCGCCCTGCTGCCCTCCTCCGCCTTCGCGCAAGCCGCCGGCGCCAACCCCGCCGGCTCCGGCCCGATCATCGCCGCGCTCGGCTGGCTGCAGGGCACGCTGATGGGCAATGTCGCCACCGCCGTCGCGGTGATCGCGGTCGCGATGGTCGGCTTCATGATGCTGACCGGCCGGATGAACTGGCGGTTCGGCGCGACCGTGATCATCGGCTGCTTCGTGCTGTTCGGCGCGGGCGCGATCGTCTCGGGCATCCAGTCGACCGCGATGGTGGCGCACTGA
- a CDS encoding lytic transglycosylase domain-containing protein has product MAFSILSLCAGTIAHADVLEIDDQGDVHVRSGGAEVQWVSAKAGDAEKPDTLPFVPAAAVTQIAAPTQVPDTLRAPLQTAAARYGVSPSLLAALVWQESRWHPAAVSTKGAVGLTQLMPGTARALAVDARDPAANLDGGAHYLRQMLDTFDGDVERALAAYNAGPGRVIRAGGLPRIAETRNYVSTIIDRLTPDISTGLAIP; this is encoded by the coding sequence GTGGCGTTTTCGATCCTGTCGCTCTGCGCCGGGACGATCGCCCATGCCGATGTGCTGGAGATCGACGACCAGGGCGACGTCCATGTCCGTAGCGGGGGCGCCGAAGTCCAATGGGTGTCCGCGAAGGCCGGCGACGCCGAGAAGCCCGACACGCTTCCGTTCGTTCCCGCCGCTGCCGTCACGCAGATCGCCGCGCCGACGCAGGTTCCGGATACCTTGCGCGCGCCGCTGCAGACGGCGGCAGCCCGCTACGGCGTCAGCCCGAGCCTGCTGGCCGCACTGGTCTGGCAGGAAAGCCGCTGGCACCCCGCCGCCGTCAGCACCAAAGGGGCCGTAGGCCTCACTCAATTGATGCCCGGAACCGCGCGCGCGCTGGCGGTCGATGCGAGGGATCCCGCCGCCAATCTCGACGGCGGCGCGCATTACCTCCGCCAGATGCTCGATACGTTCGATGGCGACGTCGAGCGTGCGCTCGCCGCCTACAATGCCGGGCCGGGCCGGGTGATCCGCGCCGGCGGCCTGCCGCGCATCGCGGAGACGCGCAACTACGTCTCCACCATCATCGACCGGCTGACGCCGGACATCTCGACAGGACTTGCCATTCCATGA
- a CDS encoding phospholipase C — protein sequence MIRKHLSSALKIGCMALLLSSCGHSRDSGSSTGGGGTTTPVSEQDALSTATPIKHLVVIFGENESFDHYFGTYPQSKDPSGEPTEAWVAPSNVANVNGYIRNASLLTANPNTTNASNLAKVSDASMLNPFRLDRSQFDTASQNHAYTPEQLATNNLKMDAFVANTGKGGTGGTPSPSSGAASGAFTTAAQVMGYFDGNTVTGLWNYAQNFAMSDNAFTDSFGPSTPGALNVVSGTTSGADKLVTGDTIPDGQGKFTMVNDADPTGDMCSNAAIVTTMAGKNIGDLLNAAKITWGGFMGGFDTSATNANGTTGCARSTVSPNTSRTVKDYTPHHAWFQYYASTMNPNHTRPSSTAMIGHTETADGPVDPNSATISTSKAVNHQYDYNDFVAAVSAGNFASVSYIKAPAFQDAHPGNSNALDEQAFVAKVINFLQQQPDWKNTAVIVTYDDSDGWYDHQSPNVLRSSFDATTTASVNLPSGTVTGADQMNSQGVCTGPNAKQATDVNGKKINGRCGPGTRIPFILISPYAKVNYVDSTPISQASVIRFIEDNWLNGQRIGGGSADADAGSIMGMFDFSSAPHTTAVFIDPTTGKKTATAPTA from the coding sequence ATGATCCGCAAGCATTTGTCTTCCGCGTTAAAAATCGGCTGCATGGCGCTCCTTCTGAGCTCCTGTGGTCACTCGCGCGATAGCGGCAGCAGCACGGGCGGCGGTGGCACCACCACGCCTGTTTCTGAACAGGACGCGCTGTCGACGGCGACGCCGATCAAGCATCTCGTCGTCATCTTCGGCGAGAACGAGTCGTTCGATCACTATTTCGGCACCTACCCGCAGTCGAAGGATCCGAGCGGCGAACCGACCGAGGCATGGGTCGCCCCGTCCAACGTCGCCAACGTCAACGGCTACATCCGCAACGCCTCGCTGCTGACCGCCAACCCGAACACCACGAACGCCTCCAACCTGGCGAAGGTGTCGGATGCGAGCATGCTCAACCCGTTCCGCCTCGACCGGTCGCAGTTCGACACGGCGAGCCAGAACCACGCCTACACGCCCGAGCAGCTGGCGACGAACAACCTGAAGATGGACGCTTTCGTGGCGAACACCGGCAAGGGCGGCACCGGCGGCACGCCTAGCCCGAGTTCGGGCGCGGCATCCGGTGCGTTCACCACCGCCGCGCAGGTGATGGGCTATTTCGACGGCAACACCGTCACCGGCCTGTGGAACTACGCCCAGAATTTCGCGATGAGCGACAACGCCTTCACCGACAGCTTCGGCCCGTCGACACCGGGTGCGCTCAACGTGGTTTCGGGCACCACTTCGGGCGCCGACAAGCTCGTGACGGGTGACACGATCCCCGACGGCCAGGGCAAGTTCACGATGGTGAACGATGCCGATCCGACCGGCGACATGTGCTCGAACGCGGCGATCGTCACGACCATGGCGGGCAAGAATATCGGCGACCTGCTCAACGCCGCCAAGATCACCTGGGGCGGCTTCATGGGTGGCTTCGACACGTCCGCGACCAATGCCAACGGCACCACCGGCTGCGCCCGCAGCACGGTATCGCCGAACACCAGCCGTACGGTGAAGGACTATACCCCGCACCATGCCTGGTTCCAGTATTACGCCTCGACGATGAACCCGAACCATACCCGTCCGAGCTCGACGGCGATGATTGGTCACACCGAAACCGCCGACGGCCCGGTCGATCCCAATTCGGCCACGATCTCGACCAGCAAGGCGGTCAACCACCAGTATGACTATAACGACTTCGTCGCGGCGGTGAGCGCGGGCAACTTCGCCTCTGTCAGCTACATCAAGGCGCCTGCGTTCCAGGATGCCCATCCGGGCAATTCCAACGCGCTCGACGAGCAGGCCTTCGTCGCCAAGGTGATCAACTTCCTCCAGCAGCAGCCGGACTGGAAGAACACCGCCGTGATCGTCACCTACGACGACTCGGACGGCTGGTACGATCACCAGTCCCCGAACGTGCTGCGCTCGTCCTTCGACGCGACCACGACCGCGAGCGTCAACCTGCCGAGCGGTACCGTCACAGGCGCCGACCAGATGAACTCGCAGGGCGTCTGCACCGGCCCGAACGCCAAGCAGGCGACGGACGTCAACGGCAAGAAGATCAACGGCCGCTGCGGCCCGGGCACCCGCATCCCGTTCATCCTGATCTCGCCCTACGCCAAGGTGAACTACGTCGACTCGACGCCGATTTCCCAGGCTTCGGTGATCCGCTTCATCGAGGATAACTGGCTGAACGGCCAGCGTATCGGGGGCGGCTCTGCGGATGCCGATGCGGGCAGCATCATGGGGATGTTCGACTTCTCCTCCGCCCCGCACACCACGGCCGTGTTCATCGATCCGACGACCGGCAAGAAGACGGCGACCGCCCCCACCGCCTGA
- a CDS encoding cytochrome-c peroxidase produces the protein MNQHPSTLSSDDPTVPEKMRPKPWRWVAGSAGGVLLALAGTAGFFLAYPEKAPASLDRTIEDVSGENPHPVALIRPPVQPLSALAQLGEKIFHDPSLSGSGTQSCASCHDPSRSYGPPNDRDVQLGGVDMRTEGLRPPPSLAYLYRQGPFGIGPTDQENDSPIPLDQLAQQAQGTARATKSAGTAPAANQMVPSGGLFWDGREDTFMDQAKGPMMNPAEMANKSLYDVAAKLQRARYVSDFKPIFGNDIVNQPAMLFTEAMSALSRFQVESASFHRFDSKYDHWLEGKARLSHAEIRGMRLFNDPDKGNCAACHLSQPTADKLPPLFTDTEYEALGVPRNRRLAANRDPSHFDMGLCGPLRTDLAKQTQYCGMFLTPTLRNSAKRGVYFHNGVYHDLKQVVDFYNLREVQPGAIYPHDASGKVHKYDDLPARYHANIDVADAPFDRKAGDRRPLSDAEVQDIIAFLRTLDDGDKATGY, from the coding sequence ATGAACCAGCATCCCAGCACGCTTTCTTCCGACGATCCCACGGTGCCAGAAAAGATGCGGCCAAAACCATGGCGTTGGGTGGCCGGCTCGGCGGGCGGCGTGCTGCTCGCGCTGGCGGGGACGGCGGGCTTCTTCCTCGCCTATCCCGAAAAGGCACCGGCCTCGCTCGATCGGACGATCGAGGATGTGAGCGGCGAGAACCCGCATCCCGTCGCACTGATCCGGCCGCCGGTGCAGCCATTGAGTGCGCTGGCGCAGCTTGGCGAGAAGATCTTCCACGATCCGTCGCTGTCCGGCTCCGGCACCCAGTCCTGCGCGTCCTGCCACGATCCGTCGCGCTCCTACGGCCCACCCAACGATCGCGACGTGCAACTGGGAGGCGTGGACATGAGGACGGAGGGTCTGCGGCCGCCGCCCTCGCTCGCCTATCTCTATCGGCAGGGGCCGTTCGGCATCGGACCGACCGACCAGGAGAATGACTCCCCGATCCCGCTCGATCAACTCGCGCAGCAGGCGCAGGGTACGGCGCGCGCGACCAAGTCCGCCGGCACTGCACCCGCTGCCAACCAGATGGTGCCGAGTGGCGGCCTGTTCTGGGATGGGCGGGAAGATACGTTCATGGATCAGGCCAAGGGGCCGATGATGAACCCGGCTGAAATGGCCAACAAGAGCCTCTATGATGTCGCGGCGAAGCTGCAGCGCGCCAGGTATGTCTCAGATTTCAAGCCGATCTTTGGCAATGATATCGTCAACCAGCCCGCGATGCTGTTCACCGAGGCGATGTCGGCGCTGTCGCGGTTCCAGGTAGAATCGGCTTCCTTCCACCGTTTCGACAGCAAGTACGATCACTGGCTGGAAGGGAAGGCGCGGCTGAGCCATGCCGAGATCCGGGGAATGCGGCTGTTCAACGATCCGGACAAGGGCAATTGCGCGGCTTGCCACCTCAGCCAGCCGACCGCCGACAAGCTGCCGCCGTTGTTCACAGACACCGAATATGAGGCGCTCGGCGTGCCGCGCAACCGCCGTCTCGCGGCCAATCGCGATCCCAGCCATTTCGACATGGGGCTATGCGGGCCGCTGCGGACTGACCTCGCGAAGCAGACCCAGTATTGCGGCATGTTCCTGACGCCGACGCTGCGCAATTCGGCGAAGCGCGGGGTCTATTTCCACAACGGCGTCTATCACGACCTGAAGCAGGTGGTCGATTTCTACAATCTGCGCGAGGTCCAGCCGGGCGCGATCTACCCGCACGACGCAAGCGGCAAGGTCCATAAATATGACGATCTGCCGGCCCGCTACCACGCCAATATCGACGTCGCCGACGCGCCGTTCGATCGCAAGGCGGGCGACAGGCGGCCGCTCAGCGACGCCGAGGTGCAGGACATCATCGCCTTTCTCCGAACGCTGGACGATGGCGACAAGGCAACCGGCTACTGA